From one Solanum stenotomum isolate F172 chromosome 12, ASM1918654v1, whole genome shotgun sequence genomic stretch:
- the LOC125847258 gene encoding uncharacterized protein LOC125847258 produces MSQPNKCWTDEYVIVILYYLRKKSKQQSHSKYRYTTTNYFFKTCIDNASVVPEYENKIVGTIKGFGIPAGLPWHLPNEVYVLVNCNGEFHWVLAVVVLKERRIKVYDSMFSSRTNRKLCTEIQKLSTMLPKYLEFNGFYEQKDRTNWSVLESFQGKKKSHPFEVIHVTGIAQQANNSLDCEVFVAAYAEFLSDGLQIPSDEIISQSLCLRYASLLWNYGILKAWSGYVSNNEDSQRPRPKKAKFDENVVVTTID; encoded by the exons ATGTCTCAACCCAATAAGTGTTGGACTGATGAG TATGTGATTGTCATTTTATACTATTTGCGAAAGAAGTCGAAGCAACAGAGTCATTCTAAATATCGATATACcactactaattattttttcaaaacatgtATTGACAATGCCAGTGTTGTTCCTGAATATGAGAATAAAATCGTTGGCACTATCAAAGGGTTTGGTATACCTGCTGGACTGCCTTGGCACCTCCCAAATGAGGTTTATGTCCTTGTAAATTGTAATGGGGAGTTTCATTGGGTCTTGGCAGTCGTTGTATTGAAGGAACGACGCATAAAGGTGTATGATTCGATGTTCTCATCTAGGACTAACAGAAAATTGTGCACCGAGATTCAAAAGTTGTCTACAATGTTGCCAAAGTACCTTGAATTCAATGGATTTTATGAGCAAAAAGACCGAACCAACTGGTCAGTTCTTGAATCTTTCCAGGGCAAGAAAAAATCTCACCCATTCGAAGTCATACATGTTACTGGTATTGCCCAACAAGCAAACAATAGTCT TGATTGTGAAGTTTTTGTAGCTGCATACGCTGAGTTTTTGAGTGATGGACTACAAATACCATCTGATGAAATTATTTCTCAATCCCTTTGCTTGAGATATGCTTCACTCCTATGGAATTATGGGATTTTAAAGGCTTGGAGTGGCTATGTTAGTAACAATGAAGACTCACAGAGGCCTAGACCTAAAAAAGCAAAGTTCGATGAAAATGTTGTGGTTACCACCATTGATTAG